A region of Ornithorhynchus anatinus isolate Pmale09 chromosome 5, mOrnAna1.pri.v4, whole genome shotgun sequence DNA encodes the following proteins:
- the LOC100076634 gene encoding actin-85C-like, producing the protein MGDPTALDVPAVIFDNGSGLCKAGIAGDNVPRSVITAIVGRSKVRATMLEAGQKDYYVGEEAQSKRGVLSLNYPIDHGIVTSWDDMERIWRHVYQCELKIRASEQPVLLTEAPLNPLKNREKMTEIMFEGFSVPAMHVAVQAALALYASARTTGVVADSGDGVTHTVPIYEGYCLPHAVCRLDLAGRDITEYFMRLLLEGGYSFVSTAEREIVRDIKEKLCYVALDPASAMKRKPREILKEYKLPDGNIISIGNQLFRAPEALFVPAHLGLEAPGVHRMIFNSIMKCDMDVRRNLYSNILLSGGSTLFRGLDERVLKEMQAQAPREMPVRIIAPPERKYCVWIGASILACLSSFRPMWVTLEDYKDFGPAAVHRKCF; encoded by the coding sequence ATGGGCGACCCCACAGCCTTGGATGTGCCCGCGGTGATCTTTGACAACGGCTCTGGGCTGTGCAAAGCCGGGATCGCCGGGGACAACGTCCCCCGATCTGTGATCACAGCCATCGTGGGGCGTTCTAAAGTCCGGGCCACCATGCTGGAGGCAGGCCAGAAGGACTACTACGTTGGGGAGGAGGCCCAGTCCAAGCGGGGGGTCCTGTCGCTCAACTACCCGATAGACCACGGCATCGTCACCTCTTGGGACGACATGGAAAGGATCTGGAGACACGTCTACCAGTGCGAGCTGAAGATCAGGGCTAGCGAGCAGCCGGTGCTTCTGACCGAGGCCCCCCTGAACCCCTTGAAGAACCGAGAGAAGATGACGGAGATCATGTTCGAAGGCTTCTCGGTGCCGGCGATGCACGTGGCCGTCCAGGCCGCCTTGGCCCTGTACGCCTCGGCCCGCACCACAGGCGTCGTGGCGGACAGCGGGGACGGGGTCACCCACACGGTCCCCATCTATGAGGGCTACTGCCTACCCCACGCCGTCTGCCGCCTGGACCTGGCCGGGCGGGACATCACCGAGTACTTCATGCGGCTGCTCCTGGAGGGCGGTTACTCCTTCGTGAGCACGGCCGAGCGGGAGATCGTCCGGGACATCAAGGAGAAACTGTGCTACGTGGCCCTGGATCCCGCCTCGGCCATGAAACGCAAGCCCAGGGAGATCCTCAAGGAGTACAAGCTGCCAGACGGCAACATCATCAGCATCGGCAACCAGCTCTTCCGGGCCCCGGAAGCGCTCTTTGTGcctgcccacttggggctcgagGCGCCAGGGGTCCACCGGATGATCTTCAACAGCATCATGAAGTGCGACATGGACGTGCGCCGGAATCTCTATAGCAACATCCTGCTGTCGGGGGGCTCCACGCTCTTCCGCGGGCTGGACGAGAGGGTCCTCAAGGAGATGCAGGCCCAGGCGCCCCGAGAGATGCCTGTGCGCATCATCGCCCCTCCGGAGAGGAAGTACTGCGTGTGGATCGGGGCCTCCATCCTCGCCTGCCTCTCGTCCTTCAGGCCCATGTGGGTCACCCTGGAGGACTACAAGGACTTTGGTCCGGCCGCGGTTCACCGGAAATGCTTCTGA